gccatatccgcaaccagcatgcacttatgagccaggcaggtatgcatgaggaacgtgaacaaacgcatgcatggcataccaatacacaaaagcttgcacgcaacatcggccgcattaatttcgttttcgggcgcggcttcttcgcataaatgcgcgcaccgttttgcaacgaacacgcattttgtttatttttttcccctctctcttcttgttcgtgctcgaacgcgcgcattacttaccatatgcataccaaacgaggcaccacctcgcaccggcagcccaccacaggcacacacaaaaaaatattaataataaaaaataacaacaaaacagacagaccgagagggtacggttggagtacgtggtctcgcgtgctcccgttgccgaagcaaacatgtaggtggtcatgagaaggaccgttttgtgttgcttgcctgaccgaggctgcggcgcagacagcggccgaacttaggcgctcacgccacggatgcgccgggccagctggatgtcctttggcatgatggtaacacgcttggcgtggatggcgcacaggttggtgtcttcGAAGAGACCGACGAGGTAtacctcgctggcctcctgaagggccatcacagccgaactctggaatcggaggtcggtcttgaaatcctgagcgatttccctcaccaagcgctggaacggcagcttgcggatgagaagttcggtggacttctggtagcggcgaatttcacgaagggccacggttccaggcctgtagcgatgcggtttcttaacccctcctgtggcaggtgcactcttgcgagcagccttggcagcaagctgcttacgcggagccttcccaccggtgctcttacgggcggtttgcttggtcctggccatagcgaacggagcgagcgtccgaagtcgtcgactgccagagtgaaaatgacccctgcgctgcgcgcgtcgtgcttcgccgcagtactcttctcctctccaactcacccgccgattggccagcaccggcacagccgtctcgg
The sequence above is a segment of the Dermacentor variabilis isolate Ectoservices chromosome 7, ASM5094787v1, whole genome shotgun sequence genome. Coding sequences within it:
- the LOC142588969 gene encoding histone H3-like; this encodes MARTKQTARKSTGGKAPRKQLAAKAARKSAPATGGVKKPHRYRPGTVALREIRRYQKSTELLIRKLPFQRLVREIAQDFKTDLRFQSSAVMALQEASEVYLVGLFEDTNLCAIHAKRVTIMPKDIQLARRIRGVSA